The DNA region CAAGCATGCAACAAGTTAATGACCCCATGGATCCTAATGTCAAGCTTGTTCCCAATCAGGGGACTTCAACTGATCAGAGAAGATACTGTAGATGGGATCAGATTAATTGTTTGTAATCATATTGTTACAGTTTTCGTTTTTCCCTATTTAGTTAACTGCGAAACCTTGTATGTGAATATTGTACTTCAGAATCATATGAATACAAATGAATTATTCATATATTTCCCATTTCAACTTcgtaaacaaaaacaaaatttacCTCAACAGTGATTATTCTCTACAATAAAATAGGACTTTGCcactgaagaaggacaagacaAGATTTTTCAGCCAATAATATTATGAAACAAGGAAGAGCTTTCCTTGATGCATATAACATGTGcctcatttattttaaacacAGAACTGATATAGGTATAAACAATTAGATAACTAATCTGATGTACTTATTTTAATTAGATATGAGTTACTGAAATTAGAATAATGAAGTGTTCCAGGGGACAATGGTGACTACTGGATCATGTCTCACCAAACATCATCCCGGAACACATGGGAAAAGGCCATTTGATAGATAAACAATGCAGAATTGAATGGACAATGCCAGCCATAACATAATTAGTATAGAACAACAGCATTTTATAAAAGAAGTCGGAACAAGAGCATGCCTGTGACAGATCATCATGTTCAGAATATGCAACCTTCCCTGCCAAGAGCAGATCAATCTGGCTTGTCCTCGGTGTCATTATAGGAGACCTAGGAGTCATGCTCCCAGCAGATGATGTTGTCATACCTTGGTCAGACTTTGGACCAAAACGAGTTTTACAAGATATGAGTGGCAATCCCTTTAGATCATCCATAAAAACAGAATTATCGCTTTCAGGGAAACAATCTAGCATATCCTCTGAGCCTCTTCGTGACCAATCACTAAGTTTAGGGGAAAgaacatcagattcttcagtcATACTTGAATTTGACACTTTCGCAACATCAGGACTTCCCACAATCTGTTGGGTATCCTTCTGTGTACATGATTCCATCATCTTTTCTAGTGTTTCAGCAACTCTGACAAGACGCTCATTGACACTCAGACCCTTTTGATCACAACTGTCAGCAACAGCACAAATCCTTGAGTGATCTTCAACATGTGAAGTAGGTACCTCCTCTTCACATATACGACAAATTATTGAATTTTCCTCATTGTTATTCGGCTGATCCCAGTAGCCCCAGGAGACTTTGTGCTGGTGCTTGGAATCATGGTCCTGGGAATCTTTGATAGGATGAAGCTCAGATGGCTTAGCAGCAGAGAGATCCACATCAGAAGTGAATCTCTTATTGTTTGATGTCTTTGAAGGTTCAGCCATCCCATAATTTTGGTCCTTCAACTGAGCAATTTCTTTTGGGCTTCTTCCTGATGGAGATGGAAATTTCTTCCAAGAAGCCATTCGATCCCTTCCAGGAGATTCAAAATTTTTTGAAGCTTCATCATCAGCATGAAGCGATAGATTCTCAGGCTGTTTAGCATCTTTCTTCCAACCGAAGCTACTCTGCTCTTGGCTATAAGCTTTTTTCGTTGAAGCCTTTGAGGTCTTGGCAGCACTAGGAATTTTAGCATCCCTTCCCACACTAGGAGGAATAGGTTTTTTAGCGGAATGTAAAACTCTAGATTGACGGAGATCAAAAACATGTTCATCCTCTGCCAAACCACTTTCCTTGTGGAATTGCAACAATCTAGTACACCTTGTGAGAATGAAAAGCATTCGAGTGTGAAGATGCTTTAGCACCCCTTGAGGAAGCTCTTGACGCCTATCATCCAAATCCTGGACTATGCTTTCACACTGAAGCCAAAACTCCCCAGAGGAAGTCATAGCACAGCGCCTAGCCAAAACTAGCAAGTCCTCAATTGTCTCTTGCCAGTCAGGGTGAGTATCTGCATTTTTTTCGAGAACTCCAACCAGGTCTGCCGCAAAAATAGCTAATTCGGAGTTCACCTCTTCCTTCTCTTTATCAAATTTATTCCTAATATCGACCAAGATCTCCTGCAAAACAAAGTAAAGCAATTATTAAAGTAATGTCTTCAATGGCACAAAATCAACTTCACGATAATATGAAATGGAACCTAAAGTACCTGAACGTTATTTAACCGTCGCGGCTTCCAAAATGGATAAGGTCGGACACCTTTGGAATTCAACTCATGGGAAAAACTCTTGATATCTGAAGGAAACCTCTTTCTGGGTGCACTTGTTAGACGTAATATAGCTTGAAAACGAGGAGATTCAGACTCCTTCGGATTTTCAAAATCATATGCTGTCTAGAAAGGAAACAATCAGTTGTTCTGCCAGAATAAATTACAGAATACAACTAATTTAGGAAAAAAACATTCAACCAAAGTAATAACAAAAAAGACAACACACTCCAGGCCCAGTAATACCTCTGGAGTGCAAACATCTTCACTGCTTAAGCCTCCAGCCTGAACCTGTGATGGTGCTTGCTTCCCTGTTTAAAAAAGTAACATTTTGTGAATAAACTAACATAGTTTTACAAGACCCGTTAGTGTAAATAAATGCAAACACAATTTCAAAAGTTTGTTGATTTGCAGGGGGGTAAACTGAGCAAATAATAACATCAATCAAAAACCAATATCTCAAACACATCCCAAGAATCCATACTTGACAAAACGCCAGAGGGCTACATATACAATTACAAAACTTCACATGACCTATGCTGCTAACAACAGAAAGCAAGACTAGATGAGCTGGTAACATAGAGATGCAGAAAAGTAAAAACTGGTCAGCTGGATCCTCCAGCCAGCCACTTCAATGTGCAAAGATGAACCAGAAAGACGCAGCATAAGTCTGAACTCTGTAGTTCAGCAGAAAATACTTGTTTGTCTTTATGTTGAATTGGGCTTTAGTTATGAGTCTTACAATAATTTAAATTAGAGCTTATGAGTTAAGATATTTAGATATTTATTTGCATATGCTATAGCTATGCAGGATCTTTTTTCAGTTATGTCTTATTTGGGGGTGTAACTGATGACTTCCTATAAAGATAGGTTTACATCAAGGCTCAGCCATGAGTCCGTACTTGTttaatgtgtgtgtgtgtttataTAGTATATCTGAAATGTATGCACTAGCTTtaggggtgggggtggggggtGTTAGGCTGCGTTTGAGAGAGTttaattgagcttattttatagcaGCACTTATGCAAATGTTTAGGTAAGTTCATGAAAATAACTTATGACTTACATATAAACTGTTTTGAGCTTAGTTTCCTAAGCtactcaaattagcttatgcaTAAGCACTTATACATACCTATAAgatattttgagcttatttcaataagtcTCTCAAATAAACTTCTGAATAAGTGCATATGAGTCATGAGATAAGGTTTattgtcataagcgcttaattaagttgtttacccaaATGCACCCTTAAAGTTATgtgatttattttaatatattgtaTCAT from Lotus japonicus ecotype B-129 chromosome 2, LjGifu_v1.2 includes:
- the LOC130738768 gene encoding probable serine/threonine protein kinase IREH1 isoform X3 yields the protein MVFKGRFFSSKKSDSSSPDAASSNSPRSLSSNSPSRSDKKKPKSPAITVTGGAASAPAACRQTQVKDGTKKKDVVVVRGKDKESLALSGSSSKKLTAAAAEGRDRESPAAASSSSVSPILASSLGLNRIKTRSGPLPQESFFGFRGDKGAAPALGASNLSRPGVGKKKEVVSQSRVGFHEGFGAGAGTGAWVDNGSNSDSMSTGRSRERSPIVLAGSRLQNGESSSEAGKQAPSQVQAGGLSSEDVCTPETAYDFENPKESESPRFQAILRLTSAPRKRFPSDIKSFSHELNSKGVRPYPFWKPRRLNNVQEILVDIRNKFDKEKEEVNSELAIFAADLVGVLEKNADTHPDWQETIEDLLVLARRCAMTSSGEFWLQCESIVQDLDDRRQELPQGVLKHLHTRMLFILTRCTRLLQFHKESGLAEDEHVFDLRQSRVLHSAKKPIPPSVGRDAKIPSAAKTSKASTKKAYSQEQSSFGWKKDAKQPENLSLHADDEASKNFESPGRDRMASWKKFPSPSGRSPKEIAQLKDQNYGMAEPSKTSNNKRFTSDVDLSAAKPSELHPIKDSQDHDSKHQHKVSWGYWDQPNNNEENSIICRICEEEVPTSHVEDHSRICAVADSCDQKGLSVNERLVRVAETLEKMMESCTQKDTQQIVGSPDVAKVSNSSMTEESDVLSPKLSDWSRRGSEDMLDCFPESDNSVFMDDLKGLPLISCKTRFGPKSDQGMTTSSAGSMTPRSPIMTPRTSQIDLLLAGKVAYSEHDDLSQMNELADIARCVANAPLDDDRTSSYLLTCLDDLRIVVERRKFDALTVETFGTRIEKLIREKYLQLTEMVDVEKIDMESAVIDDDVVLDDDVVRSLRTSPIHSSKDRTSIDDFEIIKPISRGAFGRVFLAKKRTTGDLFAIKVLKKADMIRKNAVESILAERDILITVRNPFVVRFFYSFTCRENLYLVMEYLNGGDLYSLLRNLGCLDEEVARVYIAEVVLALEYLHSLRIVHRDLKPDNLLIAHDGHIKAILRIGGLLELFYLSCLLVFHPSMLSILRLYLIIFLTVRYPGPQFLKK